The following proteins come from a genomic window of Heyndrickxia acidicola:
- the flhA gene encoding flagellar biosynthesis protein FlhA, whose protein sequence is MKARDLSVIFSVILIVAMLIIPFPTWLLSLLIITNISLALLVLLTSMNTKEPLQFSVFPSLLLLLTLFRLGLNISTTRSILSKGQAGDVIETFGTFVVGGNIIVGLVVFLILIIIQFIVITKGSERVSEVAARFALDAMPGKQMSIDADLNAGMISDQEARMRREKVSRESDFYGAMDGASKFVKGDAIASIIIVIINLIFGIIIGMTQKGLGIQEAASRYSLLTVGDGIVSQVPALLISTATGIVVTRAASDGNLGQDIVSQLTAYPKMLYIAAVTIFILGIATPINKLITIPIAAALAFGAYRLSRVPLEEKDLLETENEVQPEEMKTPESVISLLNIDPIEFEFGYGLIPLADANQGGDLLDRIVMIRRQLALELGIVIPVVRIRDNIQLQPNEYRLKIKGNEMGRGEILLDHYLAMSPGAEDGAVEGIDTVEPSFGLPAKWITEGMKEQAEIFGYTVVDPPSVVSTHITEMLKNNAYELLGRQETKQLIDHLKESYPILVEEVTPNPLSVGEIQKVLSKLLKENVSIRNLTIIFETLADFGKMTSDTDLLTEYVRQSLARQITHQMAEGDVLKVITVSGRVEKIIADGVQQTEHGNYLSVDPMDSQKIIEAIAKQIEELAIVGQSPVILCSPAVRMYIRQMTERYFPQVPILSYNELEANVEVQSVGVVNVE, encoded by the coding sequence ATGAAGGCAAGAGACTTATCCGTTATATTTAGCGTAATTTTAATTGTGGCAATGCTGATCATACCGTTTCCAACATGGTTGTTGAGCTTGCTTATCATAACCAATATTTCTCTTGCGCTATTAGTATTGCTAACTTCCATGAACACGAAAGAACCTCTTCAATTTTCTGTCTTTCCTTCTCTATTATTATTGCTCACTCTATTTAGACTGGGTTTAAATATATCAACGACCCGGTCAATTTTGTCCAAGGGTCAGGCGGGTGACGTCATTGAAACATTTGGAACCTTTGTAGTCGGTGGAAATATTATCGTTGGTTTAGTCGTTTTCTTAATATTAATCATCATACAATTCATCGTAATTACGAAGGGATCTGAGAGGGTTTCAGAGGTTGCTGCACGTTTTGCGCTGGACGCTATGCCGGGTAAGCAGATGAGTATTGATGCAGATTTAAATGCCGGTATGATATCGGATCAGGAAGCACGCATGCGTCGGGAAAAAGTAAGCCGTGAGTCCGATTTTTACGGTGCGATGGATGGTGCGAGCAAATTTGTAAAAGGGGACGCCATAGCAAGTATTATCATCGTTATTATTAATTTGATTTTTGGAATTATTATTGGCATGACTCAAAAAGGATTAGGTATTCAAGAGGCAGCCAGCAGGTATTCGCTTTTGACAGTTGGGGACGGAATTGTCAGTCAGGTGCCTGCCTTATTAATTTCTACTGCAACTGGTATCGTCGTCACAAGGGCGGCATCTGACGGGAATCTTGGGCAGGATATTGTTTCTCAGCTGACCGCATACCCAAAAATGCTTTATATCGCTGCGGTAACGATTTTTATTCTTGGAATTGCAACTCCAATTAATAAATTAATTACAATTCCTATTGCAGCTGCACTGGCATTTGGAGCATACAGATTATCAAGAGTTCCTCTTGAAGAGAAGGATTTACTAGAGACGGAAAATGAAGTTCAACCTGAAGAAATGAAAACACCTGAAAGTGTTATTAGCTTACTGAATATTGACCCGATTGAATTCGAGTTTGGCTATGGTTTAATCCCGTTGGCTGACGCAAATCAGGGAGGCGATCTTCTTGACAGGATTGTCATGATCCGCCGTCAGCTCGCACTTGAGCTTGGTATTGTTATTCCTGTTGTCAGGATACGGGACAATATCCAGCTGCAGCCTAATGAATACCGATTAAAAATTAAAGGGAACGAGATGGGGCGCGGGGAGATACTTCTTGACCACTATTTGGCAATGAGTCCAGGCGCAGAGGATGGTGCAGTTGAAGGTATTGATACAGTTGAGCCATCTTTTGGGCTTCCTGCTAAATGGATAACAGAAGGAATGAAGGAACAGGCAGAAATATTCGGGTATACAGTTGTTGATCCTCCTTCAGTTGTATCGACGCACATTACTGAAATGTTAAAAAATAATGCCTACGAGCTCCTGGGCAGACAGGAAACAAAGCAGCTGATCGACCATTTAAAGGAAAGCTATCCTATTCTTGTGGAGGAAGTCACGCCAAATCCTCTTTCGGTTGGTGAAATTCAAAAAGTTCTTTCAAAATTGTTAAAAGAAAATGTTTCAATCCGCAATTTAACTATCATTTTTGAAACCCTTGCTGATTTTGGGAAAATGACGTCAGATACGGATTTGCTAACAGAGTATGTGCGCCAGTCACTGGCAAGGCAGATTACTCACCAAATGGCAGAAGGGGATGTCTTAAAGGTAATAACCGTCTCAGGAAGAGTTGAAAAAATTATTGCGGATGGCGTTCAGCAAACAGAGCACGGCAACTATTTATCAGTGGATCCAATGGATTCTCAAAAAATTATTGAAGCCATTGCTAAGCAAATTGAAGAATTGGCTATTGTAGGACAATCGCCTGTTATCCTTTGTTCACCGGCAGTAAGAATGTACATCCGCCAGATGACTGAAAGATATTTTCCTCAAGTACCAATTCTCTCTTACAACGAGCTTGAAGCCAATGTTGAAGTCCAAAGTGTGGGGGTTGTGAATGTAGAATGA
- the fliL gene encoding flagellar basal body-associated protein FliL, whose protein sequence is MRNSLLKKMAIILTIILLVGVIAYVLLNKLNHSSGNKTPSIDEIVKYSIDVPELTTNLMNGSYIRISFKLETNSSSARDELNKRLFQVNDMIIDQLSQMTSNELEQKNGKDKLKLALMQRINQVMQSGKVVNVYITSYMIQ, encoded by the coding sequence ATGAGGAATAGCCTGTTAAAAAAGATGGCAATCATCTTAACTATTATTCTGCTTGTTGGTGTCATTGCCTATGTACTACTCAATAAACTCAACCACTCAAGTGGTAATAAAACTCCTTCGATTGATGAAATAGTTAAATATTCAATTGATGTGCCTGAGCTAACTACTAACTTAATGAACGGTAGCTATATAAGAATTTCATTTAAATTAGAGACAAATAGCAGCAGTGCAAGGGATGAGTTAAATAAAAGACTTTTTCAAGTTAATGATATGATCATTGATCAGCTGTCACAAATGACTTCGAATGAGCTTGAACAAAAAAATGGCAAGGACAAATTAAAGCTGGCTTTAATGCAAAGAATTAATCAAGTCATGCAAAGTGGAAAAGTAGTAAATGTCTATATCACATCTTATATGATTCAATAG
- the flhB gene encoding flagellar biosynthesis protein FlhB, protein MKLLSLNLQFFAGEKTERATPKKRQDAKKKGQVAKSQDLTTAISLLGTFLFFFFGSSYMGQHLFQLFQISFDSNLTIPVTPGNIQQLFMKYLKEAAYILAPILIVAVAAGLAGNFAQVGITLSGESLKPNIDKINPLKGFKRIYSIRAIVELLKSILKISFIGTITFLVLWQKIDEVLGLSFKSLGDSFRVIGNITLQMGLAASIALLFLALFDYFYQRFDFEKNIRMSKQDIKDEYKNSEGDPLIKSKIKQRQREMAMRRMMEEVPKADVIITNPTHYAICLKYDETERDAPYVIAKGVDFIAQKIKEKGKEKEIIMVENRPLARALYDQTEIGDSIPEEFFKAVAEILAYVYRLKNKI, encoded by the coding sequence GTGAAACTTCTCTCACTCAACTTGCAGTTTTTTGCTGGTGAAAAAACGGAAAGAGCCACTCCAAAAAAACGACAGGATGCAAAAAAGAAGGGACAGGTTGCAAAAAGTCAGGATTTAACCACGGCTATTAGTCTTTTGGGTACTTTTTTATTTTTCTTTTTTGGCTCGTCCTATATGGGCCAGCATTTATTTCAGCTTTTTCAAATTTCCTTTGACAGCAATTTGACTATTCCTGTAACTCCCGGCAATATTCAGCAGCTATTCATGAAATATTTGAAGGAGGCAGCATATATTCTTGCTCCCATTCTGATTGTAGCAGTCGCAGCAGGTTTAGCAGGGAACTTTGCACAGGTTGGAATCACTTTATCCGGTGAATCTTTAAAACCAAATATAGATAAAATTAATCCCTTAAAAGGGTTTAAAAGAATTTATTCTATTAGAGCTATAGTCGAACTATTAAAATCCATCTTAAAAATATCCTTTATAGGGACCATTACTTTTTTAGTCCTCTGGCAAAAAATTGATGAAGTCCTGGGACTGTCTTTTAAATCATTAGGAGATTCCTTCAGAGTCATTGGAAATATAACTCTGCAAATGGGGCTAGCCGCTTCTATTGCATTACTTTTTTTAGCTCTTTTTGATTACTTTTATCAGAGATTTGATTTTGAAAAGAATATTCGAATGTCAAAACAGGACATCAAGGATGAATATAAAAACAGTGAAGGGGATCCATTAATTAAGTCCAAGATTAAACAACGACAGCGAGAAATGGCAATGAGGCGGATGATGGAGGAAGTTCCTAAAGCAGATGTAATTATAACCAATCCAACACATTATGCGATTTGTCTAAAGTACGACGAAACGGAAAGAGATGCTCCCTATGTAATTGCAAAAGGAGTGGACTTTATCGCTCAAAAAATTAAAGAAAAAGGAAAAGAAAAAGAGATTATAATGGTCGAGAACAGACCTCTTGCAAGGGCGCTCTATGATCAAACAGAGATTGGGGATTCCATCCCAGAAGAGTTTTTTAAAGCCGTAGCTGAAATACTGGCGTATGTCTATCGATTAAAAAATAAGATTTAA
- a CDS encoding response regulator, which yields MGNRILVVDDAAFMRMMIKDILTKNGFEVVAEAADGSQAVEKYKELKPDLVTMDITMPEMDGISALKEIKGFDANAKVIMCSAMGQQAMVIDAIQAGAKDFIVKPFQADRVIEAIQKTLG from the coding sequence ATGGGAAATAGAATATTAGTAGTAGATGATGCTGCTTTCATGAGAATGATGATTAAAGACATACTGACAAAGAACGGTTTTGAGGTTGTTGCTGAAGCTGCAGATGGCTCTCAGGCTGTAGAAAAGTATAAAGAACTTAAACCGGATTTGGTAACAATGGATATCACCATGCCAGAAATGGATGGAATTTCTGCTTTAAAAGAAATTAAGGGATTTGACGCGAATGCTAAAGTCATAATGTGTTCAGCGATGGGACAGCAGGCAATGGTTATTGATGCTATTCAAGCTGGAGCAAAGGATTTCATTGTGAAACCTTTTCAAGCTGATAGAGTAATAGAAGCCATTCAAAAAACGCTTGGATAA
- the fliQ gene encoding flagellar biosynthesis protein FliQ has product MSQEMVISLAEKGIFITMIVAGPLLIIALVVGLIISIFQATTQIQEQTLAFVPKIVAVLLGIVFLGPWMLSHLLSYTSDIFSNLTRFIG; this is encoded by the coding sequence ATGAGCCAAGAAATGGTCATCTCATTAGCTGAAAAAGGTATTTTTATTACAATGATTGTGGCAGGTCCATTATTAATTATTGCATTGGTAGTTGGGTTGATTATAAGTATCTTTCAAGCTACAACACAAATTCAGGAGCAAACATTGGCTTTTGTTCCTAAAATCGTAGCCGTATTGCTGGGAATCGTTTTTTTGGGGCCCTGGATGCTGAGTCATCTTTTATCTTACACATCAGATATTTTCTCAAACTTAACAAGGTTTATCGGATAA
- the fliM gene encoding flagellar motor switch protein FliM has product MPDEVLSQSEIDALLSALSTGEMNADDIKKEEELKKVKVYDFKRALRFSKDQIRNLTRLHENFARLLTSFFSAQLRTYVQITVASADQLPYEEFIRSIPKMTILNVMDISPLDGRILMEINPNIAYTMMDRVMGGRGESINKVENLTEIEKTIMSSLFERAFENLQEAWSSVIDITPSLAEFEVNPQFLQMVSPNETVVVISLNTTIGETSGMINMCIPQNVIDPIVPKLSVHYWMQNNNKKETDINSSRQLERRLINASVPIIAELGYSEITIEDFLSLEIGDVIELDNRVEDLIKVKVDHTPKFLAQPGKQAKKMAIQIFSTIEEGDEEE; this is encoded by the coding sequence TTGCCTGATGAGGTATTGTCACAAAGTGAGATTGACGCACTATTATCTGCCCTTTCTACAGGCGAAATGAATGCAGATGATATAAAGAAAGAAGAGGAATTGAAAAAGGTTAAAGTCTATGATTTTAAAAGGGCATTGCGTTTCTCCAAAGATCAAATTAGAAACCTAACAAGGCTTCACGAAAACTTTGCCAGGCTTTTGACCAGCTTCTTTTCAGCACAGCTGCGGACCTATGTGCAAATAACAGTTGCTTCAGCAGATCAATTACCGTATGAAGAGTTTATCCGTTCTATACCCAAAATGACCATTTTAAATGTGATGGATATCTCTCCGCTGGATGGCCGCATATTAATGGAGATTAATCCCAATATCGCCTACACCATGATGGACAGAGTTATGGGGGGAAGAGGGGAAAGTATTAATAAGGTTGAAAACCTGACAGAAATAGAGAAAACGATAATGTCTTCTTTATTCGAGAGAGCATTTGAAAATTTACAGGAAGCATGGTCAAGTGTCATAGACATCACTCCATCCCTAGCGGAATTTGAAGTGAACCCTCAATTTTTACAAATGGTATCTCCTAATGAAACAGTAGTCGTTATTTCTTTAAATACAACCATTGGAGAAACAAGCGGTATGATCAATATGTGTATTCCACAAAATGTCATTGATCCAATCGTACCGAAGCTTTCTGTTCATTATTGGATGCAAAATAATAATAAAAAAGAAACCGATATAAATTCCTCCAGGCAATTGGAACGCAGATTGATAAATGCCTCTGTTCCTATTATTGCAGAATTAGGCTACTCTGAAATAACTATTGAGGATTTTCTTTCATTAGAAATTGGAGATGTTATTGAGTTGGATAATAGGGTAGAGGATTTAATTAAAGTAAAAGTGGATCATACACCTAAATTTCTGGCACAACCAGGAAAACAAGCCAAAAAAATGGCCATTCAGATTTTTAGCACCATAGAGGAGGGGGATGAAGAGGAATGA
- the fliP gene encoding flagellar type III secretion system pore protein FliP (The bacterial flagellar biogenesis protein FliP forms a type III secretion system (T3SS)-type pore required for flagellar assembly.), whose translation MNEFMQFFNNNSPEQVSSAVKLLLLLTVLSLAPSILILMTSFTRIVIVLSFVRTGLGTQQIPPNQVIVGLALFLTFFIMAPTFSQVNKEALTPLFNDKITLDQAYEKASVPFKEFMSKQTRQEDLQLFLDYSHAKQPKTVQDIPMTSLVPAFAISEIKTAFQIGFMVFIPFIVIDMVVASVLMSMGMMMLPPVMISLPFKILLFVMVDGWYLVVKSLLESF comes from the coding sequence ATGAATGAGTTTATGCAGTTTTTTAATAATAACTCTCCTGAACAAGTATCTTCGGCTGTTAAACTTTTGCTTTTATTGACAGTTCTTTCTCTTGCTCCAAGTATACTTATTCTGATGACCTCATTCACCCGGATTGTGATTGTTTTGTCCTTTGTGCGTACGGGTTTGGGTACACAGCAAATACCTCCAAACCAAGTCATTGTCGGTTTAGCCCTGTTTCTTACTTTTTTTATAATGGCACCTACCTTTAGTCAAGTGAATAAGGAAGCCTTAACTCCTCTTTTCAATGACAAAATCACCTTGGATCAGGCCTATGAAAAAGCTTCAGTTCCCTTTAAGGAATTTATGAGTAAACAGACTAGGCAGGAGGATTTGCAATTATTTCTTGATTATTCCCATGCAAAGCAGCCTAAAACCGTTCAGGATATTCCTATGACCTCTCTTGTACCTGCATTTGCTATTAGTGAAATAAAAACTGCCTTTCAAATAGGCTTTATGGTTTTCATTCCATTTATAGTCATTGATATGGTGGTGGCAAGTGTCTTGATGTCCATGGGGATGATGATGCTTCCTCCGGTGATGATTTCTCTCCCGTTTAAAATATTGCTTTTTGTTATGGTAGACGGCTGGTATCTTGTTGTTAAATCGTTATTGGAAAGTTTTTAA
- a CDS encoding flagellar biosynthetic protein FliO: MQKSLIAMMMIFLFLLPLYGQDSIVHAESFNGNVKQCIDQPKKCSQSTGTMKNNNGNTASQSSGTTAITAWDVIKMILALLFVVALLYFLLKFINQKSRSFQKNRLIQNFGGTPLGGNKSIQIIKAGERILIVGVGDDIRLIKEIDDKEEIEGFVSQYNENLEQNLEARDIITKLIGLLKQGSKTADSSIPEKSFKSVWKSQLDDITKERNKALRDLEKKENKSDE; encoded by the coding sequence TTGCAAAAGAGCTTAATAGCAATGATGATGATATTTCTTTTTTTACTGCCTCTGTATGGACAAGATTCAATTGTCCATGCAGAGTCTTTTAATGGGAACGTAAAGCAGTGTATAGATCAACCAAAAAAATGCAGCCAAAGCACAGGCACGATGAAAAATAATAATGGAAACACGGCAAGTCAATCGTCTGGAACGACAGCTATTACTGCTTGGGATGTTATTAAAATGATTCTGGCCCTCCTTTTTGTAGTAGCACTATTATACTTTTTATTAAAATTTATAAACCAGAAGAGCCGATCATTTCAAAAAAATCGTCTGATTCAAAATTTTGGCGGCACTCCTTTAGGCGGTAATAAATCAATCCAAATAATCAAAGCCGGTGAAAGAATTCTGATTGTTGGAGTAGGAGACGATATCCGTTTAATAAAAGAAATCGATGATAAAGAAGAAATTGAGGGATTTGTCAGTCAGTATAACGAAAATTTAGAGCAAAACCTCGAAGCAAGAGATATCATAACAAAGTTAATCGGCTTGTTAAAGCAAGGCAGTAAAACTGCTGATTCATCCATTCCAGAGAAATCGTTTAAGAGTGTGTGGAAATCACAGTTGGATGACATAACAAAAGAGAGAAATAAGGCATTGAGAGACTTAGAGAAAAAGGAGAACAAATCAGATGAATGA
- the fliY gene encoding flagellar motor switch phosphatase FliY: MSGELLSQDEIDALLRGTGESTENDSVIHVDDYLTSIEQDALGEIGNISFGSASTALSTLLSQKVEITTPKVSIVEREKLRDEFPHPFVSIQVEFTEGLSGMNLLVIKQTDAAIIADLMLGGNGENPSDLMDEIHISAVQEAMNQMMGSAATSMSTLFSKRVDISPPTVDLVDFSLGEGTENVPTHNLFVKISFRLMIGNLIDSSIMQLLPLDFGKMFVKELMDPEVQQDTSVHHESNAAVEQAESIGRPNESTPYQTPSNERYHEPRYSGDVQKSAVSDTKDSQREKAARNANVQPAVFSSFEPYHEAAPETKNLNMLLDIPLQVTVELGRTSRSIKEILEMGSGSIIELDKLAGEPVDILVNQQLIAYGEVVVIDENFGVRITDIVSKSDRIKKLK, encoded by the coding sequence ATGAGCGGTGAATTACTTTCCCAAGATGAAATAGATGCTCTGCTTCGAGGAACCGGAGAAAGTACAGAAAATGATAGTGTAATTCATGTAGATGATTATCTTACTTCTATTGAACAGGACGCTTTGGGCGAAATAGGCAACATCTCATTTGGAAGTGCATCAACAGCTCTTTCCACACTGCTATCTCAAAAGGTAGAAATTACAACACCTAAGGTATCGATAGTAGAAAGGGAAAAGCTCAGAGATGAATTCCCTCATCCATTCGTGTCTATACAAGTAGAATTTACAGAAGGTTTATCTGGAATGAATTTACTTGTTATAAAACAAACAGATGCAGCCATTATTGCAGATTTGATGCTCGGCGGCAATGGCGAAAATCCCAGCGATTTGATGGATGAAATTCATATAAGTGCAGTGCAGGAAGCGATGAATCAAATGATGGGTTCTGCTGCGACCTCCATGTCCACTTTATTCAGCAAAAGGGTAGATATATCGCCTCCAACTGTAGATTTAGTAGACTTTTCATTAGGAGAAGGGACGGAAAATGTTCCAACCCATAATCTTTTTGTGAAAATTTCTTTTCGATTAATGATTGGAAACCTTATCGATTCATCGATTATGCAGCTCCTACCGCTTGATTTTGGAAAAATGTTTGTGAAAGAATTGATGGATCCTGAAGTCCAGCAGGATACTTCAGTTCATCATGAAAGTAATGCTGCCGTTGAACAGGCGGAGTCTATAGGAAGACCAAATGAATCCACTCCCTATCAGACACCAAGCAATGAACGGTATCACGAACCGAGATACAGCGGAGATGTGCAAAAATCAGCTGTATCTGACACAAAGGATTCACAACGTGAAAAGGCTGCTAGAAATGCGAATGTTCAGCCGGCTGTTTTCTCAAGCTTCGAACCATATCATGAAGCTGCACCTGAAACGAAAAATCTTAATATGTTATTGGATATCCCGCTTCAAGTAACAGTTGAACTAGGCAGAACGTCCAGATCGATTAAAGAAATACTGGAAATGGGTTCAGGGTCAATTATAGAACTGGATAAATTAGCTGGTGAACCTGTCGATATATTAGTGAATCAACAATTAATTGCATACGGAGAAGTCGTAGTCATTGATGAAAACTTTGGCGTACGCATCACCGATATTGTTAGCAAATCAGATCGTATAAAAAAACTTAAGTAA
- the fliR gene encoding flagellar biosynthetic protein FliR translates to MESLLPSFSIFLLIFTRVSAFFVTMPLFSYKTVPASLRIGLAFFLAWAMCYSIHVRPFNIDGLYVLLILKEAAVGLLIGFAAYIMISAIQIAGGLIDFQMGYTIANVIDPQTGAQSPITGQYLYLFSLLLLLTTNGHYMILDGIYYSYQFIPIDHMVPFTNATIMVYIVRIFANMFVIAFQMSIPVVASLFLVDVALGIVARTVPQMNIFVIGFPIKMIVSYIILITVMGGIFVVVEHLFESTFQMMRQLMEMMGEKP, encoded by the coding sequence ATGGAATCACTACTCCCATCCTTTAGTATATTCCTGTTAATTTTCACCCGGGTTTCGGCTTTTTTTGTCACAATGCCATTGTTTTCATATAAAACGGTGCCTGCTTCTCTCAGAATCGGACTTGCTTTCTTTTTGGCATGGGCAATGTGTTATTCGATTCATGTAAGACCTTTTAATATTGACGGTTTATATGTATTGCTCATATTAAAAGAAGCAGCCGTCGGGCTGTTAATTGGTTTTGCAGCCTATATAATGATTTCTGCTATACAAATAGCAGGAGGACTTATTGACTTTCAAATGGGCTACACCATTGCGAATGTGATTGATCCCCAGACCGGTGCTCAAAGTCCGATTACTGGCCAGTATTTATATCTTTTTTCTCTTTTATTGTTATTAACGACAAATGGGCATTACATGATATTGGACGGAATTTATTACAGCTATCAGTTTATACCGATTGACCATATGGTTCCATTTACGAATGCAACAATCATGGTCTATATTGTACGAATATTTGCCAATATGTTTGTCATTGCTTTTCAAATGTCAATTCCTGTAGTAGCATCCTTATTTTTGGTAGATGTTGCTTTAGGGATTGTTGCAAGAACGGTACCGCAAATGAACATATTTGTTATAGGATTTCCGATTAAAATGATCGTCAGTTATATCATTTTAATAACTGTTATGGGAGGAATTTTTGTCGTAGTGGAGCATTTATTTGAATCAACCTTTCAAATGATGAGACAGTTGATGGAAATGATGGGGGAAAAGCCGTGA
- the flhF gene encoding flagellar biosynthesis protein FlhF, which yields MKVQKFIASNMIEAMKKIRQELGENAVILNSKQISTARMFGLLKKKQIEVIAAVEPQPKMKDVRVKEKRKPLSRTEKKPNVRNQSLTSSVYPADEKELNNQIEELKDMVQKLSEHSSPDEYKYYPIPVQTFLDHLRKQGINGMIMGEINAKLLNDWRSENREKTEQEVYQSGFQHLKELLAGVEYGGSQFQKKFINLVGPTGVGKTTTLAKMAAQAVLEKRKKIAFITTDTYRIAAIEQLKTYSSILNVPVEVVYKREDFQKAIKKFTDYDLVFIDTAGRNYRELQYIEELKKVIDFSQDIETFLTLSLTMKEGDLADIIQSFDDIKVDQFIFTKLDETATYGSMINLIFRNRIGVAYVTDGQDVPDDIQKASAETIVKRLLKGLGV from the coding sequence ATGAAGGTTCAAAAATTTATTGCCTCGAATATGATTGAAGCCATGAAAAAAATCAGGCAGGAATTAGGCGAGAATGCCGTTATTTTAAATTCTAAACAGATTTCAACAGCCAGGATGTTTGGTCTATTAAAAAAGAAGCAAATAGAAGTTATAGCTGCAGTTGAACCACAGCCTAAAATGAAGGATGTAAGGGTTAAAGAAAAACGGAAGCCTCTTTCTCGAACAGAAAAAAAGCCAAACGTACGCAATCAAAGCCTTACATCCTCTGTCTATCCTGCAGATGAGAAAGAGTTGAATAACCAGATAGAGGAATTAAAAGACATGGTGCAAAAGCTGTCGGAACACTCTTCTCCTGATGAATACAAGTATTATCCAATTCCTGTTCAGACCTTTTTGGACCACCTGCGAAAACAGGGCATTAACGGTATGATAATGGGTGAGATTAATGCAAAGCTTCTAAACGACTGGAGATCCGAAAACAGAGAAAAGACAGAACAAGAAGTCTATCAGAGCGGTTTTCAGCATCTTAAAGAATTATTGGCAGGAGTTGAATATGGAGGCAGCCAGTTTCAGAAGAAATTTATAAATCTAGTTGGGCCAACGGGAGTTGGCAAAACTACCACACTAGCAAAGATGGCTGCCCAGGCTGTGTTGGAAAAAAGGAAAAAAATCGCTTTTATTACAACTGATACCTACCGAATTGCAGCAATTGAACAGTTAAAAACATATTCTTCTATTTTAAATGTACCTGTTGAGGTGGTATACAAGCGGGAGGATTTCCAGAAGGCGATTAAAAAGTTTACTGATTATGATCTTGTTTTTATTGATACAGCCGGACGAAACTACAGAGAATTGCAGTATATTGAAGAACTTAAAAAAGTCATTGATTTTTCGCAGGATATCGAAACCTTTTTAACATTGTCGTTAACGATGAAAGAAGGAGATCTTGCTGATATTATCCAAAGCTTCGATGATATAAAAGTAGATCAATTTATTTTTACTAAGCTTGATGAAACAGCTACATATGGCTCCATGATCAATCTTATTTTCCGCAATAGGATTGGTGTGGCTTATGTAACAGATGGACAGGACGTTCCGGATGATATACAAAAGGCATCGGCGGAAACGATTGTCAAAAGGCTGCTTAAAGGACTGGGAGTATGA